In the Pontibacillus sp. HMF3514 genome, TGGGTTCTTAAATGTTGTTGTAGGTTCTGGTTCAACAGTGGGTAATCAAATGATGAAAGATAAACGAATCAACTTATACACTTTTACAGGTAGTGCCGAAGTAGGACTGAAGTTAAAACAAAATACCGGCTTAAATAAGTTGATTTTAGAACTAGGAAATAACTCTCCTGTCATTGTAGATGAAGAAGCAGACATAGACTTGGCTGCCAAGACACTAGCACAAAAGAGCTTTGCATATGCTGGCCAGGTGTGTATTTCAGTGCAACGCATCTATGTGCACGATAAAGTTATGAAAGAATTTAGAGAAAAACTTCTTGATGCAATTAATGACTTGCATGTTGGTGATCCATTTGATGATAAAACGGATGTAGGGCCAATGATTAGTGAAGATGAGGCAGAACGTGTTGAAGAATGGATCCAAGAAGCCAAAGGTCAAGGTGCTGAAGTACTTCTTGGGGGACAGAGAGATGGAGCATTGTTTGAACCAACTGTTTTAGCAAACACAGACCATAATATGAAGGTAGTTTGTGAAGAGCTCTTTGCTCCGGTTGTGACACTAATGTCCTTCTCTGATTTCGATGAATGCTTAAATGAAGTTAATAACTCTGAGTATGGATTACAAGGCGGTATTTTTACTAAGAATGTGGATAAAGCCTTTAAAGCAGCACGAAAAGTTGAAGTAGGAGGCTTCATGATTAATGATGCTTCTCAATACCGTGTTGACCTTATGCCATATGGTGGCGTGAAAAACAGCGGTTGGGGCAAAGAAGGTCCAAAGTATTCCATTGATGAAATGACTGAAGAGCGATTGATCGTTATGAATCTACAAAACTAAAAATAAAAGGTCAGCCTTTGGCTGACCTTTTAATATTTCAATTTTCTACAATATTTCCAAGGAAATAGCGAGAGAATAAACGTTGCGACAATTATTTTTGTTTTTGAATCGAGAGCAGTCGAAATAACAATGTTATGGCTCCGGCACTTAGTCCGATTATGAGCCCCATCCAATATCCAGCAGGACCAAAAGAGGTAAAGTTCGCAAACAAATACCCACTTGGTAAACCGATGATCCAATAAGAAATAAACGCCATAACCAAGGTAATGTTTACGTCTTTATATCCACGTAAAGCTCCTTGTAGTGGAGCGCCGAAAGCGTCCGCTAACTGGAAGAAAATTGCATAAAATAAGAAGTGCTTTGTCATTTCAATCACGAAAGTTTGATCACTATACATACGGGCTACAGGGTCATCAAAAGCATAGATGGCAATTCCGCTTAATATAGCCATCCCAACGGCTATGATGATTCCCATAAAACTGTATTGCCGTGAATCTTTTTCACGATTACCACCAGCTTCAAAACCCACTGCGATTGTCAGGGCCATTGATATACTTAATGGAATCATATATAGAAACGAAGCAAAATTTATAGCTGCTTGGTGGGCTGCAATGGTAGCTGTGTCATAAGCACTCATAAATAAAGTAACAGCTGCAAAGATACTTACTTCAAAAAATATAGCAAAACCAATCGGGACACCAATTTTCAGTTGATCCCACCAGGTTTTGAAAGAGGGTTTATTCATTTGAGTGAAGATGGAGTAACTTGAAAATGGGCGTACTCTCCATGTAACCCAAACGATGATCAAACAGGATATCCAATACGTAATTGAAGAAGCAACACCTGCTCCAACTCCACCTAAAGCGGGCATGCCTAATTTTCCAAATATAAATGCATAATTGGACACAATATTAATAGGTAGAGACAACAAAATAATAATCATCGTCATCCTTGTATGGCCCAATGCATCAATGAAACATCGCAGTAAGTTAAAGATGAATAATGGAATAATTCCTGTACTCAAAGCGACTAAGTAAAATTTGGAAATAGATCGTACGTCTTGTTCCAGGTCCATCATGGCTAAAACTGGATCTAGCAAGAAGTACCCAATAATTATAACGACAATAGCC is a window encoding:
- a CDS encoding aldehyde dehydrogenase family protein, with the protein product MPDQYGLFINGKWVETQDKADVKNKYTGEVYAEVSKAGEQDVEEAIHSAHHAYKHTELSPYERYKILNKVSELLQVRKEELAQNITSEAGKPIKQARTEIDRATQTFELAAEEAKRIHGEGVPVEAAPGSENRMAFTLKVPVGVVGAISPFNFPVNLVAHKIAPAIAAGNTVVLKPASATPISSLKLAELFEEAGLPAGFLNVVVGSGSTVGNQMMKDKRINLYTFTGSAEVGLKLKQNTGLNKLILELGNNSPVIVDEEADIDLAAKTLAQKSFAYAGQVCISVQRIYVHDKVMKEFREKLLDAINDLHVGDPFDDKTDVGPMISEDEAERVEEWIQEAKGQGAEVLLGGQRDGALFEPTVLANTDHNMKVVCEELFAPVVTLMSFSDFDECLNEVNNSEYGLQGGIFTKNVDKAFKAARKVEVGGFMINDASQYRVDLMPYGGVKNSGWGKEGPKYSIDEMTEERLIVMNLQN
- a CDS encoding MATE family efflux transporter — protein: MYKTDSLQQKMKLFLLILFPILITQLGMYAMNFFDTVMSGKAGAKDLAGVAIGSSLWVPIFTGVNGILMALSPIVAQLTGADKKEDVPHAVQQGLYLSIAMAIVVIIIGYFLLDPVLAMMDLEQDVRSISKFYLVALSTGIIPLFIFNLLRCFIDALGHTRMTMIIILLSLPINIVSNYAFIFGKLGMPALGGVGAGVASSITYWISCLIIVWVTWRVRPFSSYSIFTQMNKPSFKTWWDQLKIGVPIGFAIFFEVSIFAAVTLFMSAYDTATIAAHQAAINFASFLYMIPLSISMALTIAVGFEAGGNREKDSRQYSFMGIIIAVGMAILSGIAIYAFDDPVARMYSDQTFVIEMTKHFLFYAIFFQLADAFGAPLQGALRGYKDVNITLVMAFISYWIIGLPSGYLFANFTSFGPAGYWMGLIIGLSAGAITLLFRLLSIQKQK